The DNA sequence gagggggaagcaagaGGGGCattggagaggggagagagaaccaAAGAGTAAAACAAACTAATCATAATGTGTAGTCTTACTTGGATTTTAGTTTAAGTACACACACTGAAATAATGACAGCATTTATAAGACATTTGGAGAAATATATAATCCTAGATAATTGATGATATCAAGGAATTAGggttgatttatattttataagagTATTAGTCATTTTTAGAGGTAAATACAGAAATACTTAAGGATGATATGCTATGGGTATCTgtgatttgtttcaaaataattcaagaaagggagaaataattcATGGGCATATAGATGAACAAGATTGGTCATGAATGGATCATTGTTGGATCTGGATATGAATACCTAAGGATTTGTTTTATTATCTTCTCTACTTTTCTCtagatttaaatttttccataaaatgaaagagagaggaatTCTCTAAGTCTTAGGTCATGTATTATATGATGCTCTTTGAGcattttatttgtcatttctcTGCAGACcagctttctctttcttgcaAGACACATGGCCACGTTAGTCCTATGTTATGTGGTCTCTCAGCTCAAGAGCCCTATGCCAACTAACAAGGGTCTCTATATTCACATTCATATTCCTTGGAGAGAAAATATGATTAGCTTTGTTTTGGTCAAGAATGCAATCATCTGTGCCCAGGAGAAGGGGCATGGCTGTCCTCTCATCATATGCTAAGGAAGAAACATGTCTGCCTCTGGCAGAGCTTTCTAGTTAGTATGCCATAGGCTCCAGATATGCCAAGCTGAGTCCCCCTGGGGTCACTAAGCAGGACATGTTGTGACCTAAGTCCCCAGGTTAATTTCCTTCATCATGAGTAGACCCATCCACTTATCCCACGGTGCCatacaaattaattattttctatgtgGTTCATGGCAAATAAAATGGGAATGGGAAACACTGAACTAAGGAGGTGGGCAGGACAGCGGTGGTAAGCCAATTTCAGAGAGGTTAACTACAATATAAAacaaacttcaggggcgcctgggtggctcagtcagttaggcggccgactttggctcaggtcatgatctcgcggtccgtgagttctagccccgcgtcgggctctgtgctgacagctcagagtctggagcctgcttcatattctgtgtctccctctctctgaccctcccctgttcattctctgtctctctctgtctcaaaaataaataaacgttaaagaaattaaaaaaaaatgaaacaaacttcAAAGTAAGTTGATAAATAGAGGAATTGGAAACTAACTAAGATCTGGTTCTAAAGCTTCTGATGCTAACACAACTGATGCAGTTTGAaggggttcagagctgatggccaagagagaattcttgagatgtcttcggtgcaaaaaatgtggttttattaaagcatggggaggacccatgggcagaaagagctgcactggggttgcaatgggtgactgattatataccttcaagttttgggggggggggtggtggttaggaatagtgtaagtctctaaggaatttggaagcaaagtttccaggaccttgaggggctagctgttgttaggataAGGTCGTTTACTACTCTctagtaaaaccttagtcatgagaccctttagatgTGTATCAGTGGCCCATATGTTTGGAgaatgattgctaacatatatcttaGGGggagtagagataaaggaagtttccaaaggaattttcataagctaaagaagactcacaggatcctgagGGGTTGAGCTAATATTGCCTTTTGTTCCTCAGCAAAGTGTCAACATGGAGGCAACTGAGCTCcttgaggaaggtcactctgtttcaaggacttgtcaatgggctataAGCTGtaggaaaatttaattttatccacatttctctctgcctttgtttcccacatcacaaCTATTCTACATGAGTTTTGTAATGATTgccagcggggtggggggaggtggttgGTCCATAGATTCTGAAGAGagaatatatgtattacataagCAATGGAGTTTGCATGATGACATGGTTTGGGTTtgccaggaaacagactctggtATGGAGATTGAGGTGCATAATGTTTATTAGGGAGTGCTCTTGGGATCAACACTGGTGGAAGGGAGGATAGAAAGCCAgattgggcagagggaggagttgGCCTGTGATGTAGTCTCAACAAAGGCCTCAGTCAACCCTGTGGGGAACTCTGGCAGTAGGGCCACCTTTCAGAGTTATcctgagttggggggggggtgtggtaaGACATTTATATCTCTTCATCAGTCAATCATTGGATATGGGCTGCCCTGAGGAAGGGGGCATGACCTTATGTGAGTCCACTCTTCAGCTAAGAGCAGTCTTTAGCTAATTCCTGAAGAAGACTGCCAGCTGAAAGCTCTCTGATGGCAGCACTTTGGGCAGCTGAAGGAATCCTGTAGAGTCCTATGGAAAAATCTGGGTAGAAACTAGTTACAGTTCTCTTAGTCAAAACTAGTGATATTGAAAAGGAATTTTGCTCTACAAGTATGTTTCATTTTTAGGTCAATTCTTGACTTACAAAGGTTGGAGTTGATCCCAAGTTGATGTCATCCTCTCTGTAGTGAGCTAAGATGGACACAGATAGGCTCTGTGCTCAATGAAGAAAGGCAAACTCACACCAGAATGAGACAAATAATACCAGGTTTGAAATGGTGAGACAGGAGCAGCCTGAGAGGCTAAGGACTCACATAGGCAGTGACCAGTGTCCACGTTTCTGACCAGTGTGTCCAGGAGAGCACTGTGGGGCCAAAGAGGGTGGCTGGCCACATCCCGGACAGGAGAAGCCCAGGACACCCAAGGAAGGCAAGCAGGGAGAATTTGTTTTCATCAGAAAATTTtgattctcagaaaaaaaaaaaaaagagacatccAGTTACCTCAAGGAAAAAGAGACATTCAAAGTTCACTTCCTTTTAGTAGCTTTGCTCCTTTTTGTGTCTCTAGTGACTGAGATCATCACACATTACACCTCTGGACCCCTTCTTAGGTGCATGGTAAACTGGCTCTGCCTTTCAGTTTTATCATTCCACTTCTCCTCAGTCAGCCACCTTGCTCCATCTTCTGCTGGTCACATGATGCTCCTGCTCTGCTCTCCCCCATAGGTCCATCTTCTAACTCTCTGGACTGTAGGGCCAGACTGTGTACTTAAATACATAAGACTTACTGACAGCAGGAAAATTAAGCTTAAAACCAGATACCAGCTATTAGTACTCCTGGGCTAAGAACTTCCACATGCATTTGCAGGATCCAGCTTACTTGCTGTCAGTGGAAATACCCTACACGGAATCTACATGATCCCAACTCATCTGAGCCTCAGGGGAAAGAAAGAGCCAACTTCATTCTCATCTCCAGTCTCAATCCTGccactaagaaaaacaaaattgaaagagTGCCATTTTATCTCTAATGTTGATAATTTTTATACTATTCTGCCATGGAGTTTTGCCCCACACTGTCTTCCTTGCCTCCTTTCCAGAGAAGGATTTTGGATATTTATGTAACTCAAAGGTACACTAAGCTGTTTTTCCCAAAACAAATGGGCAAACTTCTCACAAGGGTGAATTCACACGTGCCCAAAAGGGAATCAGCAAAATCATTTGTGTTTTCAGCAGCACCCACTTCCGACCCTTCAAGTCCCACCCCATCaggttttaggttttattgtttttagaacTTGGGTCCAGTAATAGCCAAAGTTCTCCATTGCATATGGAATTCTGTTTTCTGGTAATCATTCTTCACATTTATCTTCCTTGGAGGACACATTTTTCTGAGATGCATGGGTGCAGGCAGCCAAGAGCACAGAACTACAGGGACATTTGTCCTCCAGACCTCACTGGGTGAAGCATTTCTGACTCACCAAGTTTCTCACAGCAGCCTTCACGTCcttgttcctcaggctgtagatgaTGGGGTTGAGCATCGGGGTCACCACCCCATAGAAGAGGGAGATGAGCTTGTCTGAAAGGTCCTGCTTGTCTGCCCCCAGGGGGTCCTTGGATTTGGGCTTCCCATACATGAAAAGGATAGTCCCATAGAAGACGACCACGACTGTGAGGTGGGCagagcaggtggagaaggcctTTTTCCTCCCCTCAGCTGAAGGGATCCTCAAGATAGTGGTGAGGATGAAGACGTAGGAAACAAAGATGAACAGAACTGGGACCCCCAGGAAGATCACATTTGTCACTCCCATACTGATCACATTGATGGAGATGTCAGCACAGGCCAACTTCAGGACAGCCAGGATCTCACAGGTAAAGTGGTTGATGATGTTGTTCCCACAGAAGGGAAGTCTCATTGCAAGGGACGTTTGAACCATGGAGGCAGCACTTCCAGCTGCCCAGGAGCTGGCAGCCATGGGCATATAGGTCTCCTTGCTCATGACCACAGGGTACCTAAGGGGGTTACAAATGGCCACATAACGATCAAATGCCATCATGCCCAGAAGCACACACTCTGTGGCTCCCATGGcgaaggaaagaaacatttgcACAGCACAGGCTGAGAAGGGTACAGTTTTCCTGGGGGTCAGGAAGCTGTCGAGAATGAGGGGGACTGAGGAGGTTGTATAGCAGATGTCCAGGAAGGAGAGGTTccccaggaagaagtacatgggcgtGTGCAGGCGGGAGACAGACACAGTGACCAGGATGAGGACCCCATTGCCCAGCAGGATCACCAAGTACATCAGGAGGATGAGCACAAAGAACGTTTTCTCTAGCTTTGGGTGGGCCGAGAGTCCCAGGAGAATAAACTCCGCCACAGAGGCAGTCTGGTTGACACTTTCCATGGTATGTCTCCTCCTTCAACAGAGGAAAACACCCAGGTATCCAAACTCAATGTTCTTTGCCCTGCATAGGCCGAGGGCATATGATCTCAAGTTCCAGTTAGGCTGAGTGATTGGATAATAGTCTTGAAAGCCCACAGTCTCtatttatttccaagaaaaagaagcaacaaaatcagaaattacTTTGGGACCATAGAACATCAAGTTTACAATGTTTAAAATGGTGATTCTAATAATTTAATGAATTTGACCAGAGATAAGACACATAACACATTCAGTTTTTTTTGGTTCTATGTCCATATGGCAGTTCATCTCATTAAACTTTGATAAGAAAAGTAACATTAAGTTTGCTTCATGCTCTCCAACTTTGTGGTTACTAGTGAAATGATTAGTTGTGAATCCACAACTAATTTCCTCTCCAGGTCATTCTCACAGAAAACATACTCTTGTTCCCAAGATCTCCTTTCTCATGGGCAACACCGGCTCCAGggctttccatccatccatctgtgtCTGAACATCCTTCCACCTACTTTTTGAGCCCCAGTAAGTGGGTATGACAGTTCCTAGGAGGAACAGGGGTGCTTCATAACCCAGGCTTAAGTGAGCCCACAACTTaacaggaaagggaagcaaaagatTCAGAAGAGACTAGAGTATCCATAAGGGCACTCAGGGTATTGATGGAAATAGGGTCATGGAAAGCTCTTTGGTAATATAAAATCCAGCTGGACTTTTAAGGacaaaaagagatggaaagacaagtgtgtgtgttgggtgggagGGAGTCTCAAAGTAACTTTGTGCTCTGGAAATGTTAATACATCCCAAATAGTTTGAATCTGATGTTCCACGAAGCTACAGGACTGGCTCTAAAGATGCAGAGTGAAATCACAGTTTATGGAAATCTAGTTCTCTTAGATAAGTAGAGCAgtgctttttttcttatcattctaCTGGGTCACCTTTCCTCTAGGTGAGCATCCATACAGGAATCAGTGGGCATTAGTAGTCCTTGAGCCTTTTGACTTATCTGCTAGATATGTCACTCAGACTAATATTCTGTCACTGATTCTGTTCCCCAAGTAATCTAGTCCAACCCTCTCTCCCATTCGAGATCATTTTCTATGCCCCACAGATGCATGGCTTTTTAGTTTCAGCTTGATATCTTCTAAGAATGAAGAGCTCATTACATTCCTAAATGGTGTACTCCATTATTTGCAGAGCTCTAGAGTATTAGAAAATTTTTCTTCACACTGAACCAAGAAGACAGCTTCCTAAGAGTTCCTTATTCATACGGTGGTACTCAGCTTCCTTCTGGAATTGCAGTGAATTTGTGGAAAGTCATCAGGTCTGTAAGCCAGAGATTTGGGCTATATTCTTAACCTTCTAACTTGTTGTTTAGACTTCAgtacttccttccctctcttacATCCTTAGGTTACCCTATTCTGTGTTGGGATTAAAAGAGATCAATGGTGTTCAAACTTTTTAgtaaagataatttctttttttaagggaagagaacttttgctttcttaaattcAGAGCCCTAAAATATAAAGCAGAACTGCTTTTGTtgaagtggggaaggagggctcAGGAAGTCTGGGCTGCTGAGCCAGTGAGGCTCCTTCAAGGCCAGGCTACAATGATGCACAGCTCCAGATCCCATTTACATTGCAGGCAATATAAATGGTGCCCTCTGGAGCCTAACTCTGGGACAACTCCAGCCATTTCCATGGCTACTATGTGAATAATGCTCCATGGAGATACAGAAGAGGCTCTGAAACCATGGAACCATCTCATTTCCAGGGGTGTCTCTAAAATTAGATGATCACATTAAATGAGACTGAAAAGTTTCAGAGGCTTCCTGCCATCTAGGTTTTTCTAATCCAGGAAGAAGATATTTGTGTGGCCCTCAGTCTTTGCAATACCACTGAAACTACTTCATGTCTTCCCTTTTCAAGTCCCAACCTTTTTGAAAAATCAAGTGAGAAGCTGGAAATGTTACTGTGCTAACGAAAGGTTGAGTATTACTCTGATAAGAACTCTCACTTACCTTTATCAGGAGCCTACTGAAAAAGGGTCCCTACAGCTTGGGAATAGTGCATGGGCCAGAAATAGCAACACTATTTTGAAAGGCTCAGGCTGAGATGTCCACCTCTGATTTGAAGAAGGGATGAAAACCATTCATCCCATCTGTCTTGATTCTGTGCTTTAGGCACAATCTCCAAAGGAACAACCAGTACATGCAGAAGGCGATTTGAAATCAGTGCTGTAATTGGGACTATTGTGTTCCCTGAAGTGATTAAAAGTttggaaatggaatcatacaaagtCAGAAAATTTTTTATACTTCTGGGAAAATGTCCCCAGGATCTAATTATGCTGAAAGCACTCTAGgaaaacttctttttctcttccctttgttcctGCTAGAACTTTCCATTCTTAGGCCACTGAAGAATATCAAGGGAAGCATTTCCATGTCCTACTTGAATGTCTACAAACTTCAAAGTGCTTAAAATTCTTGAAAAGAGCAGCTGGAGAGGtatgaattatttataaacaGCCTATGTTTGTGGCATTAAGGAACCAGCAGCTGCAGGCGTAATGCTTCTGTATCAAGTGCTCAAGGGCATGGCTTTGGACACTTGGGGGGAACTTCCACCTAGAACCCTAAGAAGACTTCAGGAAAGAGGAGATTTCTGGCCAGGCCTTGAACAATGAGGGAGAATTTACATATGAAGAGATAGGAAAGGGGTGGTGGGAAAGGGAAAACCATCTTGGGGACAGAGCGTGGCACAGGTCTTGGGCTTGAGTATTTCTTCCATAGCTTCAAAAAGTCATTTGTTTGGAAAGCATCATGGAACAAGAGATATGGAACAAAGTCCAGGGAAgttgtgcctgggtggttcagttagttaagcatccaattcttgattttggctcaagtcacaatctcacagttcatgagttttagccctgtgtagggctctgtgctgacagcccagagcctgcttgggattctctctccctctctctctgcccctcccccaacttctctctctctctctctctctctctctctctctctctctctctcaaaataaataaataaacttaaaaaaaagaaaaagaacaaagtccagGGAAAACATTCTATGTCTTCTATGTGGGTAGAGTCTGGCTGCAGCCTCTAAGATGGCCCTCATTGATTCTTGCCTACTGATATTCATGGCATTGTGTAATTCCCTTCCCTTAGTGACTTGATTCTAACCAAAAGACTACACTGTCTTTCTGGGTTTAATGAAGCAAAATGTCAAATTGGAGAGGCCtgtgtggcaaggaactgagggcagGAACTGAGGCAAGGAACTGTGTGGCAGACAGTGTAGAACTGAGATCCTCAGACCAACTACCTTCAAGTTACATGGCCAACAATCATGTAGGTGAGCTTGTAAATAAaactcttccctctccccaatgAAACCACCAGAAGAGATCCCAGCCATTGTCAACATCTTCATTATAGTTTTGTGAAAGACCCTGAAACGAAAGACCCAGCTAATCAGTGCTCAGATTCTTGACTTACAAAAACTATGAAACAATACATGTGTGTTCCTCTAAACTAGTAAGttttgtagtaatttgttttgcaacagtaaataaataacaataaataaataaatggattcatGGAGTGAGCTGTGAGGAAGAAGCgagggaaaggaagaggtgaCACATCTAGAAGAGGTGACACATCCCAGTGAAAGGGAACCTTCTGTTTTCCCAAAAGGCTATCTCATTGTCTCATTGCCAGAGGACATTAGTGATCAGAAGGATTTTCCTCATTCTGGACCAAAGCTTGCCTATCACCCTCCTTCTCACTTAGCTCTTGGGGGTTACACAGGACATGGTTGCTTCCTCTTGTGTATCATCCTTTCAGAAGTAAGAAGACAATAAATCATTGTAGACATGTTCAGTAGCACTGAATACATGAGCCTGAAGTAAGCACAGCATTCCTTCCACAGTGATTTTACAAGTAGCATACAGTAACTAAAcagtaactaaataaatatatggtgAAACCATGACTCAAAGCCATCCTGCAAACCAGTCCCTATCATCAGATCACATGGCGCAAGGAACCTCGGGCCCTCAAATGACCTTGTGACAGGGGCTTTTCACTATGATTTAGAACAAAGTAACAGTAACAAATGCAATAACAAGCCACCAATAGAATACACCTTCCTGTTGTGTTGAAGCTTCTAGGAAATTCTTTACACAAATTTGTGCCTTGCCAATAGCAGTTGTGATAACAAATTCATACATTTACGCAGACTGATAGAAAGCTATTCACTTTTGGGGAGTAAATTTTACTTACAGTGAGATATATACACCTTGAGTGTATGATCCAGTGAGTTTTGACAGATGTGCACACTATGTAGCCCAAATCCAATCAAATTAGGGAATATTTCCACCACTGTAATGAGTTTTCTTATGCCCCTTCCCAGTCAGTCCCCAATACCACCATGCCCAGAGCAATTTCCATTGTTTTAATACTTTTCACCTTTTTAGAAacatcata is a window from the Felis catus isolate Fca126 chromosome D4, F.catus_Fca126_mat1.0, whole genome shotgun sequence genome containing:
- the LOC101096016 gene encoding olfactory receptor 13C7, which gives rise to MESVNQTASVAEFILLGLSAHPKLEKTFFVLILLMYLVILLGNGVLILVTVSVSRLHTPMYFFLGNLSFLDICYTTSSVPLILDSFLTPRKTVPFSACAVQMFLSFAMGATECVLLGMMAFDRYVAICNPLRYPVVMSKETYMPMAASSWAAGSAASMVQTSLAMRLPFCGNNIINHFTCEILAVLKLACADISINVISMGVTNVIFLGVPVLFIFVSYVFILTTILRIPSAEGRKKAFSTCSAHLTVVVVFYGTILFMYGKPKSKDPLGADKQDLSDKLISLFYGVVTPMLNPIIYSLRNKDVKAAVRNLVSQKCFTQ